One segment of Candidatus Eremiobacteraceae bacterium DNA contains the following:
- a CDS encoding transposase zinc-binding domain-containing protein: protein MARPPLEIADVFRAHGAAWRKANAGHVCLAQLKVMSAIETCRTAALGGHVERCEDCAHERVAYNSCRNRHCPKCQAAAARRWLEDREAELLPVP, encoded by the coding sequence GTGGCGCGGCCTCCCCTGGAGATCGCCGACGTCTTTCGCGCCCACGGGGCGGCGTGGCGAAAGGCCAACGCCGGGCACGTGTGCCTCGCCCAGTTGAAGGTCATGTCGGCGATCGAGACCTGCCGCACAGCCGCGCTCGGCGGCCACGTCGAGCGCTGCGAGGACTGCGCGCACGAGCGCGTCGCATACAACTCCTGCCGGAATCGTCACTGCCCCAAGTGCCAGGCGGCCGCCGCGCGGCGATGGCTCGAAGACCGCGAGGCAGAGCTCCTGCCGGTTCCCTA